From Verrucomicrobiota bacterium, one genomic window encodes:
- a CDS encoding aldehyde dehydrogenase family protein, whose product MDATDTQILRMATREIISINPATMTEVGRAPMLSDLEVNVAVENARSAQPSWAAHSFEERAKHVLKAKDLLLDRQDEVCELISRETGKPLVEAMASEVLPVANLMDYFARESAKLLRDEQFTLSVFRNKKSRISFHPYGVVGIISPWNYPLSIPMGEVVMGLMAGNAVLLKPSEYTPMVGLKIGELFRAAGLPDGVLQVLTGDGSTGAALVDSAIDKIFFTGSVRTGKIIAEAAARRLMPFVLELGGKDAMIVCGDAPFKRAVNGAVWGAFTNCGQTCASVERLYVAEYIADKFINAVVEKTKALRVGIDGEQQQDVGSLTNARQLRIVTEHVNDAVAKGARVLTGGRRIESLPGYFFEPTVLLNVNDSMRVMQEETFGPVLPIVVVKDDAEAIREANRSNYGLLASVWTKDTNRGKKIAEQVQAGTVIINDVIYTHGAAETPWFGVKESGYGVTHSKHGLREFVQMKHINWDVFPMKSNPWWFPYSAKKRRDFKLLAKVLHKWGLKKWI is encoded by the coding sequence GTGGACGCTACCGATACCCAAATACTCCGCATGGCGACGCGGGAGATCATCTCCATCAATCCCGCGACGATGACGGAGGTCGGACGCGCGCCGATGCTTTCCGACTTGGAGGTCAACGTAGCGGTTGAGAACGCCCGCAGCGCGCAACCGTCCTGGGCCGCGCACTCGTTCGAGGAACGTGCCAAACATGTTCTCAAGGCGAAGGACCTCCTGCTGGATCGACAGGATGAGGTTTGCGAATTGATTTCGCGCGAAACCGGCAAGCCGTTGGTCGAAGCGATGGCGAGTGAAGTCCTGCCGGTGGCGAATTTGATGGACTATTTCGCGCGGGAATCGGCGAAGCTTCTGCGCGATGAACAATTCACCTTGTCCGTCTTCCGCAACAAAAAATCCCGCATCAGCTTTCATCCTTACGGCGTGGTGGGGATCATCTCGCCGTGGAACTATCCGCTTTCGATACCGATGGGCGAAGTCGTGATGGGGTTGATGGCTGGCAATGCGGTGTTGCTCAAGCCATCCGAGTACACACCAATGGTCGGTTTGAAAATCGGCGAGCTGTTTCGCGCGGCCGGCCTGCCAGACGGAGTCTTGCAAGTCTTGACCGGCGACGGCAGCACGGGCGCAGCGCTGGTAGATTCAGCAATCGACAAGATATTTTTCACCGGCAGCGTGCGCACCGGCAAGATCATTGCAGAGGCCGCGGCTCGGCGGCTCATGCCGTTCGTTCTGGAATTGGGCGGCAAGGACGCGATGATTGTTTGCGGCGACGCGCCGTTCAAGCGCGCGGTCAACGGCGCGGTTTGGGGAGCATTCACCAACTGCGGACAGACGTGCGCTTCCGTCGAACGGCTCTATGTGGCCGAGTACATCGCCGATAAGTTCATCAACGCCGTGGTTGAAAAAACCAAGGCATTGCGCGTCGGCATCGACGGCGAACAGCAGCAGGACGTGGGTTCGCTCACCAATGCCCGACAACTGCGCATCGTGACGGAGCACGTCAACGACGCCGTTGCCAAAGGCGCGCGCGTGCTCACGGGCGGCAGGCGGATTGAATCGTTGCCCGGCTACTTTTTTGAGCCGACCGTTCTCCTCAACGTCAACGATTCCATGCGCGTGATGCAGGAGGAAACCTTCGGCCCGGTGCTGCCCATCGTCGTTGTCAAGGATGATGCCGAGGCGATCCGGGAAGCGAACCGTTCCAATTACGGTCTGCTGGCCAGCGTCTGGACGAAGGACACGAACCGCGGCAAAAAAATCGCCGAGCAAGTGCAAGCGGGCACGGTCATCATCAACGATGTGATTTACACGCACGGGGCAGCGGAGACGCCGTGGTTCGGTGTGAAGGAGAGCGGATATGGCGTCACCCATTCCAAGCACGGCCTGCGCGAATTCGTCCAAATGAAGCACATCAACTGGGACGTGTTCCCGATGAAATCAAATCCCTGGTGGTTTCCCTACTCGGCCAAGAAACGCCGTGATTTCAAACTGCTCGCCAAGGTTCTCCACAAATGGGGACTGAAGAAGTGGATTTGA
- a CDS encoding redoxin family protein: MKLSKLTTAVLVCLATWPVLVGKVQAREKKVPIGAQSEKFTFKDIRYSPRTLDDFGQPKAFVMIFTTTGCPLVQRYLPRLEELSKQYSDKGVQFIAVDVGPDDSIKEIAYQAMEHGVEFPFVKDVDGECARALGVSRTPQVVVLDAERKIRYRGRIDNQYRLGGANPSVDREDLKEAIEDVLAGRKVKVKETAVDGCAITFPEVRPTNNSLTYAKDIAPLLNKHCVECHRPGTEAPFVLTSYEKAAAKAKAIAEVVDEQRMPPWFAHPGFGKFINQRSLTEDERDTIVQWARGSKAPGDLAQAPKPPEFPDSKWLIGEPDLIITAAKPEQLPATGYINYRYVILPYVFPYDTWVQGVQIMPSNPKVVHHANIAFGTLGKGFDEDHNFITGKVPGGIPVNLDSGMAMMIPKGVSLVYQIHYVTTGKEETDQISVGLRFAKEPIRKRVRYKIIGDYKFEIPPGAPAYPVAAQKELECDATGIALFSHMHLRGKDTTFSAHYPDGRNETLLVLPNYSFDWQLSYVWGRGEQHFPKGTKIECSSHFDNSAFNPFNPDPKVVVKNGPQTHNEMMQGFFFYTDDTETLNVRVDPKTGKEITEEKQAAK; encoded by the coding sequence CGAACGTTGGATGACTTCGGCCAGCCAAAAGCCTTCGTCATGATCTTTACGACCACCGGTTGCCCGCTGGTGCAACGCTATCTGCCGCGCCTCGAGGAACTCTCCAAGCAATACTCCGACAAGGGCGTTCAATTCATTGCCGTCGATGTTGGCCCGGATGATTCGATCAAGGAAATTGCTTACCAGGCGATGGAGCATGGCGTCGAATTTCCCTTCGTGAAAGACGTGGACGGCGAGTGTGCGCGAGCGTTGGGCGTCAGCCGCACACCACAAGTCGTCGTGCTGGATGCCGAGCGAAAGATTCGCTATCGCGGTCGCATCGACAATCAATACCGGCTCGGTGGCGCCAATCCATCGGTTGATCGCGAGGATTTGAAGGAAGCCATTGAGGATGTTCTCGCCGGACGCAAAGTGAAAGTGAAGGAAACCGCGGTTGACGGTTGCGCCATTACGTTCCCTGAAGTTCGCCCGACCAACAACTCGCTGACTTACGCCAAAGACATTGCGCCGTTACTCAACAAGCATTGCGTGGAATGTCATCGGCCCGGAACGGAAGCGCCGTTTGTGCTGACATCTTACGAAAAAGCCGCCGCCAAGGCCAAGGCCATCGCGGAAGTCGTCGATGAGCAACGCATGCCTCCGTGGTTTGCGCATCCCGGTTTTGGCAAGTTCATCAACCAACGTTCCCTCACGGAAGACGAGCGCGACACCATTGTGCAATGGGCACGCGGCAGCAAAGCGCCGGGCGACCTCGCGCAAGCGCCCAAGCCGCCGGAGTTTCCTGACAGCAAATGGTTGATCGGCGAACCGGACCTCATCATCACCGCCGCGAAACCGGAACAGTTGCCCGCCACCGGCTACATCAATTATCGCTACGTCATTTTGCCCTACGTCTTCCCCTATGACACCTGGGTGCAAGGTGTTCAAATCATGCCCAGCAACCCCAAGGTTGTGCATCACGCCAACATCGCTTTCGGCACATTGGGCAAAGGTTTTGATGAAGACCACAACTTCATCACCGGCAAAGTGCCCGGCGGCATTCCCGTCAACCTCGATTCCGGGATGGCGATGATGATTCCCAAAGGCGTGTCCCTCGTTTATCAGATTCATTACGTGACGACGGGCAAGGAGGAGACCGACCAGATTTCCGTCGGCCTGCGCTTCGCCAAGGAACCGATCCGCAAACGCGTCCGTTACAAAATCATTGGCGACTACAAATTTGAGATTCCACCGGGCGCGCCAGCCTATCCCGTCGCCGCGCAAAAGGAACTTGAATGCGACGCGACCGGCATCGCGCTGTTCAGCCACATGCATCTGCGCGGCAAGGACACCACGTTCTCCGCGCATTACCCGGACGGACGGAACGAGACGCTGCTCGTCCTGCCGAATTACAGTTTCGACTGGCAGTTGAGCTATGTCTGGGGTCGCGGCGAACAACATTTCCCCAAGGGAACGAAGATCGAATGCAGCTCGCACTTCGACAACTCGGCGTTCAATCCTTTCAATCCCGATCCCAAGGTGGTGGTCAAGAACGGCCCGCAAACGCACAACGAAATGATGCAGGGTTTCTTCTTCTACACCGACGATACGGAAACCCTGAACGTCCGCGTCGATCCCAAGACCGGCAAAGAAATCACCGAGGAGAAGCAAGCGGCGAAGTGA